In Citrus sinensis cultivar Valencia sweet orange chromosome 2, DVS_A1.0, whole genome shotgun sequence, a single genomic region encodes these proteins:
- the LOC102616341 gene encoding alpha,alpha-trehalose-phosphate synthase [UDP-forming] 1-like isoform X6: MNVNSFEEDLCVLPNNPPLLQTKRMPGNKYNSSPLTPRTRLERLLRERELRKNRSFLQNEGEPDFFASESFLNASESWGQIDEEEFAGTRSSTDNGERLEGRCKQRLLVVANRLPVSAVRRGEDSWQLEISVGGLVSALLGVREFEARWIGWAGVNVPDEIGQKALTKALAEKRCIPVFLDEETVHQYYNGYCNNMLWPLFHYLGLPQEDRLATTRSFQSQFDAYKRANQMFAKVVNNIYEEGDVVWCHDYHLMFLPQCLKEYNNNMKVGWFLHTPFPSSEIHRTLPSRTELLRSVLAADLVGHFVSACTRILGLEGTPEGVEDQGRLTRVAAVMLGVDRLDMIKGIPQKILAFEKFLEENPSWRDKVVLIQIAVPTRTDVPEYQKLTSQVHEIVGRINGRYGTLTTVPIHHLDRSLDFHALCALYAITDVALVTSLRDGMNLVSYEFVACQASKKGVLILSEFAGAAQSLGAGAILVNPWNITEVASSIGYALNMPADEREKRHLHNFMHVTTHTSQEWAATFVSELNDTIVEAQIRTRQVPPSLPIKGAVDSYLQSNNRLLILGFNATLTAPVDFLGRRGGQIREMEPKLHPDLKEPLKRLCDDPMTTVVVLSGSDRNVLDDNFGEYNMWLAAENGMFLRLTTGEWMTTMPENLNMDWVDSVKHVFEYFTERTPRSHFEVRETSLVWNYKYADLEFGRLQARDILQHLWSGPISNASVDVVQGGRSVEVRAVGVTKGAAIDRILGEIVRHKGLKTPIDYVLCIGHFLQKDEDIYTFFEPELPFESPAGPRANAADHLRRSSISQIPQAKSGPKVRFRKQRSLSSIERKVSNYLTGGIWRPAMRDRMTLNEGSSVLDLRGENYFSCTVSRKRSNARYFLGSSGDVVTLLNELAECPQSN; encoded by the exons ATGAATGTGAATTCATTTGAGGAAGATCTCTGCGTTTTGCCTAATAATCCg CCTCTGTTGCAGACCAAACGTATGCCAGGGAACAAGTATAACAGCAGTCCCCTCACACCAAGAACTAGATTAGAGAGACTTCTGAGGGAAAGAGAATTACGGAAAAACAGGTCTTTCCTTCAGAATGAAGGAGAGCCAGATTTCTTTGCAAGTGAATCATTTTTAAATGCAAGTGAAAGCTGGGGTCAAATTGATGAGGAAGAGTTTGCAGGAACAAGGTCTTCTACCGATAATGGAGAAAGGCTAGAAGGACGGTGTAAACAACGTTTATTGGTGGTGGCCAACAGGTTGCCTGTGTCTGCTGTTAGGAGGGGTGAGGACTCGTGGCAACTTGAGATTAGTGTTGGGGGGCTGGTCAGTGCACTTCTGG GAGTGAGAGAGTTTGAAGCCAGATGGATTGGTTGGGCTGGTGTAAACGTACCTGATGAGATTGGGCAAAAAGCACTAACTAAAGCCCTTGCAGAAAAg AGGTGCATCCCAGTTTTCCTTGATGAAGAGACTGTCCATCAATATTACAATGGTTATTGTAACAACATGTTGTGGCCTCTTTTTCATTATCTTGGGCTACCACAAGAAGACCGCTTGGCAACAACTCGTAGTTTTCAATCTCAATTTGATGCATATAAAAGGGCAAACCAAATGTTCGCTAAGGTGGTGAACAATATATATGAGGAGGGAGATGTTGTTTGGTGCCATGACTATCACTTAATGTTTCTTCCACAATGTCTGAAAGAGTATAACAACAATATGAAGGTTGGTTGGTTTCTTCATACACCCTTTCCGTCCTCAGAAATACATAGAACTTTGCCTTCTCGAACAGAGCTTCTGAGATCAGTTCTTGCTGCTGATTTAGTTGG GCATTTTGTTAGCGCTTGTACTCGTATTCTTGGGCTTGAGGGTACACCTGAAGGTGTAGAGGATCAAGGAAGGCTGACTCGTGTGGCTGCG GTAATGTTAGGTGTTGATCGTCTTGATATGATTAAGGGAATACCTCAAAAGATtttggcttttgaaaaatttcttgAGGAAAATCCAAGTTGGCGTGATAAAGTAGTCTTGATTCAAATTGCTGTGCCAACAAGGACAGATGTTCCTGAGT aTCAGAAGCTTACTAGCCAGGTTCATGAGATTGTTGGGCGCATTAATGGAAGATATGGAACACTTACTACTGTTCCAATACATCACCTG GATCGATCTCTTGACTTTCATGCATTATGTGCACTATATGCCATTACTG ATGTAGCACTTGTTACGTCTTTAAGGGATGGGATGAACCTCGTCAGCTATGAGTTTGTTGCCTGCCAAGCTTCCAAGAAAGGAGTACTCATTCTGAGTGAG TTTGCAGGTGCTGCACAGTCTCTTGGTGCCGGCGCAATCTTAGTAAATCCATGGAATATTACGGAAGTTGCTTCTTCAATTGGTTATGCTTTGAACATGCCAGCtgatgaaagagaaaaacgGCACCTGCACAACTTCATGCATGTGACTACTCACACATCTCAGGAATGGGCTGCAACCTTTGTAAG TGAACTCAATGATACCATAGTTGAAGCTCAAATAAGGACTAGACAAGTTCCACCATCTCTTCCAATCAAAGGTGCAGTTGATAGCTATCTGCAATCCAATAATCGATTGCTTATACTG GGATTCAATGCAACTTTAACTGCACCAGTTGACTTCCTGGGGAGAAGGGGTGGTCAAATTAGAGAAATGGAGCCTAAACTGCACCCAGATTTAAAAGAACCCTTGAAGAGGCTATGTGATGATCCAATGACTACAGTTGTTGTTCTCAGTGGAAGTGACAGAAATGTCCTAGATGAT AATTTTGGTGAATACAATATGTGGCTGGCAGCAGAAAATGGAATGTTTTTACGTCTTACAACAGGAGAGTGGATGACAACAATGCCAGAAAATTTGAACATGGACTGGGTAGACAGCGTCAAG CATGTCTTTGAGTATTTTACTGAAAGGACACCACGATCACATTTTGAGGTCCGTGAAACATCCCTTGTGTGGAACTATAAGTATGCAG ACCTTGAGTTTGGAAGACTTCAAGCTAGGGATATATTGCAGCATCTATGGTCAGGCCCAATATCAAATGCATCCGTTGATGTAGTCCAAGGTGGTAGATCCGTTGAGGTTCGGGCTGTTGGTGTTACGAAG GGTGCAGCAATTGATCGTATCCTGGGAGAAATAGTTCGCCACAAAGGGTTGAAGACACCTATTGACTATGTCCTGTGTATTGGACACTTTCTTCAGAAG GATGAAgatatttatacattttttgaGCCAGAGCTTCCTTTCGAATCACCTGCTGGACCAAGAGCAAATGCAGCAGATCATTTGAGGAGATCATCCATATCACAGATTCCACAAGCTAAAAGCGGACCCAAGGTTCGTTTTAGGAAACAACGGTCGTTGTCTTCTATAGAAAGAAAAGTAAGCAATTACTTAACAGGTGGCATTTGGCGGCCTGCAATGCGTGATAGAATGACACTGAATGAAGGCTCTTCGGTACTTGATCTCAGGGGTGAAAATTACTTCTCTTGCACTGTCTCGAGGAAGCGATCAAATGCAAGATATTTTCTTGGATCGTCCGGTGATGTTGTTACACTTTTGAACGAGCTGGCTGAGTGTCCACAATCAAATTGA
- the LOC102616341 gene encoding alpha,alpha-trehalose-phosphate synthase [UDP-forming] 1-like isoform X2: MNVNSFEEDLCVLPNNPPLLQTKRMPGNKYNSSPLTPRTRLERLLRERELRKNRSFLQNEGEPDFFASESFLNASESWGQIDEEEFAGTRSSTDNGERLEGRCKQRLLVVANRLPVSAVRRGEDSWQLEISVGGLVSALLVREFEARWIGWAGVNVPDEIGQKALTKALAEKRCIPVFLDEETVHQYYNGYCNNMLWPLFHYLGLPQEDRLATTRSFQSQFDAYKRANQMFAKVVNNIYEEGDVVWCHDYHLMFLPQCLKEYNNNMKVGWFLHTPFPSSEIHRTLPSRTELLRSVLAADLVGFHTYDYARHFVSACTRILGLEGTPEGVEDQGRLTRVAAFPIGIDSDRFVRALELPQVQDHINELKERFAGRKVMLGVDRLDMIKGIPQKILAFEKFLEENPSWRDKVVLIQIAVPTRTDVPEYQKLTSQVHEIVGRINGRYGTLTTVPIHHLDRSLDFHALCALYAITDVALVTSLRDGMNLVSYEFVACQASKKGVLILSEFAGAAQSLGAGAILVNPWNITEVASSIGYALNMPADEREKRHLHNFMHVTTHTSQEWAATFVSELNDTIVEAQIRTRQVPPSLPIKGAVDSYLQSNNRLLILGFNATLTAPVDFLGRRGGQIREMEPKLHPDLKEPLKRLCDDPMTTVVVLSGSDRNVLDDNFGEYNMWLAAENGMFLRLTTGEWMTTMPENLNMDWVDSVKHVFEYFTERTPRSHFEVRETSLVWNYKYADLEFGRLQARDILQHLWSGPISNASVDVVQGGRSVEVRAVGVTKGAAIDRILGEIVRHKGLKTPIDYVLCIGHFLQKDEDIYTFFEPELPFESPAGPRANAADHLRRSSISQIPQAKSGPKVRFRKQRSLSSIERKVSNYLTGGIWRPAMRDRMTLNEGSSVLDLRGENYFSCTVSRKRSNARYFLGSSGDVVTLLNELAECPQSN, translated from the exons ATGAATGTGAATTCATTTGAGGAAGATCTCTGCGTTTTGCCTAATAATCCg CCTCTGTTGCAGACCAAACGTATGCCAGGGAACAAGTATAACAGCAGTCCCCTCACACCAAGAACTAGATTAGAGAGACTTCTGAGGGAAAGAGAATTACGGAAAAACAGGTCTTTCCTTCAGAATGAAGGAGAGCCAGATTTCTTTGCAAGTGAATCATTTTTAAATGCAAGTGAAAGCTGGGGTCAAATTGATGAGGAAGAGTTTGCAGGAACAAGGTCTTCTACCGATAATGGAGAAAGGCTAGAAGGACGGTGTAAACAACGTTTATTGGTGGTGGCCAACAGGTTGCCTGTGTCTGCTGTTAGGAGGGGTGAGGACTCGTGGCAACTTGAGATTAGTGTTGGGGGGCTGGTCAGTGCACTTCTGG TGAGAGAGTTTGAAGCCAGATGGATTGGTTGGGCTGGTGTAAACGTACCTGATGAGATTGGGCAAAAAGCACTAACTAAAGCCCTTGCAGAAAAg AGGTGCATCCCAGTTTTCCTTGATGAAGAGACTGTCCATCAATATTACAATGGTTATTGTAACAACATGTTGTGGCCTCTTTTTCATTATCTTGGGCTACCACAAGAAGACCGCTTGGCAACAACTCGTAGTTTTCAATCTCAATTTGATGCATATAAAAGGGCAAACCAAATGTTCGCTAAGGTGGTGAACAATATATATGAGGAGGGAGATGTTGTTTGGTGCCATGACTATCACTTAATGTTTCTTCCACAATGTCTGAAAGAGTATAACAACAATATGAAGGTTGGTTGGTTTCTTCATACACCCTTTCCGTCCTCAGAAATACATAGAACTTTGCCTTCTCGAACAGAGCTTCTGAGATCAGTTCTTGCTGCTGATTTAGTTGG CTTTCACACCTATGATTATGCAAGGCATTTTGTTAGCGCTTGTACTCGTATTCTTGGGCTTGAGGGTACACCTGAAGGTGTAGAGGATCAAGGAAGGCTGACTCGTGTGGCTGCG TTTCCAATTGGGATAGATTCTGATCGGTTTGTTCGAGCTCTTGAATTACCTCAAGTCCAGGATCACATTAACGAATTGAAAGAAAGATTTGCAGGCCGAAAG GTAATGTTAGGTGTTGATCGTCTTGATATGATTAAGGGAATACCTCAAAAGATtttggcttttgaaaaatttcttgAGGAAAATCCAAGTTGGCGTGATAAAGTAGTCTTGATTCAAATTGCTGTGCCAACAAGGACAGATGTTCCTGAGT aTCAGAAGCTTACTAGCCAGGTTCATGAGATTGTTGGGCGCATTAATGGAAGATATGGAACACTTACTACTGTTCCAATACATCACCTG GATCGATCTCTTGACTTTCATGCATTATGTGCACTATATGCCATTACTG ATGTAGCACTTGTTACGTCTTTAAGGGATGGGATGAACCTCGTCAGCTATGAGTTTGTTGCCTGCCAAGCTTCCAAGAAAGGAGTACTCATTCTGAGTGAG TTTGCAGGTGCTGCACAGTCTCTTGGTGCCGGCGCAATCTTAGTAAATCCATGGAATATTACGGAAGTTGCTTCTTCAATTGGTTATGCTTTGAACATGCCAGCtgatgaaagagaaaaacgGCACCTGCACAACTTCATGCATGTGACTACTCACACATCTCAGGAATGGGCTGCAACCTTTGTAAG TGAACTCAATGATACCATAGTTGAAGCTCAAATAAGGACTAGACAAGTTCCACCATCTCTTCCAATCAAAGGTGCAGTTGATAGCTATCTGCAATCCAATAATCGATTGCTTATACTG GGATTCAATGCAACTTTAACTGCACCAGTTGACTTCCTGGGGAGAAGGGGTGGTCAAATTAGAGAAATGGAGCCTAAACTGCACCCAGATTTAAAAGAACCCTTGAAGAGGCTATGTGATGATCCAATGACTACAGTTGTTGTTCTCAGTGGAAGTGACAGAAATGTCCTAGATGAT AATTTTGGTGAATACAATATGTGGCTGGCAGCAGAAAATGGAATGTTTTTACGTCTTACAACAGGAGAGTGGATGACAACAATGCCAGAAAATTTGAACATGGACTGGGTAGACAGCGTCAAG CATGTCTTTGAGTATTTTACTGAAAGGACACCACGATCACATTTTGAGGTCCGTGAAACATCCCTTGTGTGGAACTATAAGTATGCAG ACCTTGAGTTTGGAAGACTTCAAGCTAGGGATATATTGCAGCATCTATGGTCAGGCCCAATATCAAATGCATCCGTTGATGTAGTCCAAGGTGGTAGATCCGTTGAGGTTCGGGCTGTTGGTGTTACGAAG GGTGCAGCAATTGATCGTATCCTGGGAGAAATAGTTCGCCACAAAGGGTTGAAGACACCTATTGACTATGTCCTGTGTATTGGACACTTTCTTCAGAAG GATGAAgatatttatacattttttgaGCCAGAGCTTCCTTTCGAATCACCTGCTGGACCAAGAGCAAATGCAGCAGATCATTTGAGGAGATCATCCATATCACAGATTCCACAAGCTAAAAGCGGACCCAAGGTTCGTTTTAGGAAACAACGGTCGTTGTCTTCTATAGAAAGAAAAGTAAGCAATTACTTAACAGGTGGCATTTGGCGGCCTGCAATGCGTGATAGAATGACACTGAATGAAGGCTCTTCGGTACTTGATCTCAGGGGTGAAAATTACTTCTCTTGCACTGTCTCGAGGAAGCGATCAAATGCAAGATATTTTCTTGGATCGTCCGGTGATGTTGTTACACTTTTGAACGAGCTGGCTGAGTGTCCACAATCAAATTGA
- the LOC102616341 gene encoding alpha,alpha-trehalose-phosphate synthase [UDP-forming] 1-like isoform X3, producing MNVNSFEEDLCVLPNNPPLLQTKRMPGNKYNSSPLTPRTRLERLLRERELRKNRSFLQNEGEPDFFASESFLNASESWGQIDEEEFAGTRSSTDNGERLEGRCKQRLLVVANRLPVSAVRRGEDSWQLEISVGGLVSALLGVREFEARWIGWAGVNVPDEIGQKALTKALAEKRCIPVFLDEETVHQYYNGYCNNMLWPLFHYLGLPQEDRLATTRSFQSQFDAYKRANQMFAKVVNNIYEEGDVVWCHDYHLMFLPQCLKEYNNNMKVGWFLHTPFPSSEIHRTLPSRTELLRSVLAADLVGHFVSACTRILGLEGTPEGVEDQGRLTRVAAFPIGIDSDRFVRALELPQVQDHINELKERFAGRKVMLGVDRLDMIKGIPQKILAFEKFLEENPSWRDKVVLIQIAVPTRTDVPEYQKLTSQVHEIVGRINGRYGTLTTVPIHHLDRSLDFHALCALYAITDVALVTSLRDGMNLVSYEFVACQASKKGVLILSEFAGAAQSLGAGAILVNPWNITEVASSIGYALNMPADEREKRHLHNFMHVTTHTSQEWAATFVSELNDTIVEAQIRTRQVPPSLPIKGAVDSYLQSNNRLLILGFNATLTAPVDFLGRRGGQIREMEPKLHPDLKEPLKRLCDDPMTTVVVLSGSDRNVLDDNFGEYNMWLAAENGMFLRLTTGEWMTTMPENLNMDWVDSVKHVFEYFTERTPRSHFEVRETSLVWNYKYADLEFGRLQARDILQHLWSGPISNASVDVVQGGRSVEVRAVGVTKGAAIDRILGEIVRHKGLKTPIDYVLCIGHFLQKDEDIYTFFEPELPFESPAGPRANAADHLRRSSISQIPQAKSGPKVRFRKQRSLSSIERKVSNYLTGGIWRPAMRDRMTLNEGSSVLDLRGENYFSCTVSRKRSNARYFLGSSGDVVTLLNELAECPQSN from the exons ATGAATGTGAATTCATTTGAGGAAGATCTCTGCGTTTTGCCTAATAATCCg CCTCTGTTGCAGACCAAACGTATGCCAGGGAACAAGTATAACAGCAGTCCCCTCACACCAAGAACTAGATTAGAGAGACTTCTGAGGGAAAGAGAATTACGGAAAAACAGGTCTTTCCTTCAGAATGAAGGAGAGCCAGATTTCTTTGCAAGTGAATCATTTTTAAATGCAAGTGAAAGCTGGGGTCAAATTGATGAGGAAGAGTTTGCAGGAACAAGGTCTTCTACCGATAATGGAGAAAGGCTAGAAGGACGGTGTAAACAACGTTTATTGGTGGTGGCCAACAGGTTGCCTGTGTCTGCTGTTAGGAGGGGTGAGGACTCGTGGCAACTTGAGATTAGTGTTGGGGGGCTGGTCAGTGCACTTCTGG GAGTGAGAGAGTTTGAAGCCAGATGGATTGGTTGGGCTGGTGTAAACGTACCTGATGAGATTGGGCAAAAAGCACTAACTAAAGCCCTTGCAGAAAAg AGGTGCATCCCAGTTTTCCTTGATGAAGAGACTGTCCATCAATATTACAATGGTTATTGTAACAACATGTTGTGGCCTCTTTTTCATTATCTTGGGCTACCACAAGAAGACCGCTTGGCAACAACTCGTAGTTTTCAATCTCAATTTGATGCATATAAAAGGGCAAACCAAATGTTCGCTAAGGTGGTGAACAATATATATGAGGAGGGAGATGTTGTTTGGTGCCATGACTATCACTTAATGTTTCTTCCACAATGTCTGAAAGAGTATAACAACAATATGAAGGTTGGTTGGTTTCTTCATACACCCTTTCCGTCCTCAGAAATACATAGAACTTTGCCTTCTCGAACAGAGCTTCTGAGATCAGTTCTTGCTGCTGATTTAGTTGG GCATTTTGTTAGCGCTTGTACTCGTATTCTTGGGCTTGAGGGTACACCTGAAGGTGTAGAGGATCAAGGAAGGCTGACTCGTGTGGCTGCG TTTCCAATTGGGATAGATTCTGATCGGTTTGTTCGAGCTCTTGAATTACCTCAAGTCCAGGATCACATTAACGAATTGAAAGAAAGATTTGCAGGCCGAAAG GTAATGTTAGGTGTTGATCGTCTTGATATGATTAAGGGAATACCTCAAAAGATtttggcttttgaaaaatttcttgAGGAAAATCCAAGTTGGCGTGATAAAGTAGTCTTGATTCAAATTGCTGTGCCAACAAGGACAGATGTTCCTGAGT aTCAGAAGCTTACTAGCCAGGTTCATGAGATTGTTGGGCGCATTAATGGAAGATATGGAACACTTACTACTGTTCCAATACATCACCTG GATCGATCTCTTGACTTTCATGCATTATGTGCACTATATGCCATTACTG ATGTAGCACTTGTTACGTCTTTAAGGGATGGGATGAACCTCGTCAGCTATGAGTTTGTTGCCTGCCAAGCTTCCAAGAAAGGAGTACTCATTCTGAGTGAG TTTGCAGGTGCTGCACAGTCTCTTGGTGCCGGCGCAATCTTAGTAAATCCATGGAATATTACGGAAGTTGCTTCTTCAATTGGTTATGCTTTGAACATGCCAGCtgatgaaagagaaaaacgGCACCTGCACAACTTCATGCATGTGACTACTCACACATCTCAGGAATGGGCTGCAACCTTTGTAAG TGAACTCAATGATACCATAGTTGAAGCTCAAATAAGGACTAGACAAGTTCCACCATCTCTTCCAATCAAAGGTGCAGTTGATAGCTATCTGCAATCCAATAATCGATTGCTTATACTG GGATTCAATGCAACTTTAACTGCACCAGTTGACTTCCTGGGGAGAAGGGGTGGTCAAATTAGAGAAATGGAGCCTAAACTGCACCCAGATTTAAAAGAACCCTTGAAGAGGCTATGTGATGATCCAATGACTACAGTTGTTGTTCTCAGTGGAAGTGACAGAAATGTCCTAGATGAT AATTTTGGTGAATACAATATGTGGCTGGCAGCAGAAAATGGAATGTTTTTACGTCTTACAACAGGAGAGTGGATGACAACAATGCCAGAAAATTTGAACATGGACTGGGTAGACAGCGTCAAG CATGTCTTTGAGTATTTTACTGAAAGGACACCACGATCACATTTTGAGGTCCGTGAAACATCCCTTGTGTGGAACTATAAGTATGCAG ACCTTGAGTTTGGAAGACTTCAAGCTAGGGATATATTGCAGCATCTATGGTCAGGCCCAATATCAAATGCATCCGTTGATGTAGTCCAAGGTGGTAGATCCGTTGAGGTTCGGGCTGTTGGTGTTACGAAG GGTGCAGCAATTGATCGTATCCTGGGAGAAATAGTTCGCCACAAAGGGTTGAAGACACCTATTGACTATGTCCTGTGTATTGGACACTTTCTTCAGAAG GATGAAgatatttatacattttttgaGCCAGAGCTTCCTTTCGAATCACCTGCTGGACCAAGAGCAAATGCAGCAGATCATTTGAGGAGATCATCCATATCACAGATTCCACAAGCTAAAAGCGGACCCAAGGTTCGTTTTAGGAAACAACGGTCGTTGTCTTCTATAGAAAGAAAAGTAAGCAATTACTTAACAGGTGGCATTTGGCGGCCTGCAATGCGTGATAGAATGACACTGAATGAAGGCTCTTCGGTACTTGATCTCAGGGGTGAAAATTACTTCTCTTGCACTGTCTCGAGGAAGCGATCAAATGCAAGATATTTTCTTGGATCGTCCGGTGATGTTGTTACACTTTTGAACGAGCTGGCTGAGTGTCCACAATCAAATTGA
- the LOC102616341 gene encoding alpha,alpha-trehalose-phosphate synthase [UDP-forming] 1-like isoform X9, with the protein MNVNSFEEDLCVLPNNPPLLQTKRMPGNKYNSSPLTPRTRLERLLRERELRKNRSFLQNEGEPDFFASESFLNASESWGQIDEEEFAGTRSSTDNGERLEGRCKQRLLVVANRLPVSAVRRGEDSWQLEISVGGLVSALLGVREFEARWIGWAGVNVPDEIGQKALTKALAEKRCIPVFLDEETVHQYYNGYCNNMLWPLFHYLGLPQEDRLATTRSFQSQFDAYKRANQMFAKVVNNIYEEGDVVWCHDYHLMFLPQCLKEYNNNMKVGWFLHTPFPSSEIHRTLPSRTELLRSVLAADLVGFHTYDYARHFVSACTRILGLEGTPEGVEDQGRLTRVAAFPIGIDSDRFVRALELPQVQDHINELKERFAGRKVMLGVDRLDMIKGIPQKILAFEKFLEENPSWRDKVVLIQIAVPTRTDVPEYQKLTSQVHEIVGRINGRYGTLTTVPIHHLDRSLDFHALCALYAITDVALVTSLRDGMNLVSYEFVACQASKKGVLILSEFAGAAQSLGAGAILVNPWNITEVASSIGYALNMPADEREKRHLHNFMHVTTHTSQEWAATFVSELNDTIVEAQIRTRQVPPSLPIKGAVDSYLQSNNRLLILGFNATLTAPVDFLGRRGGQIREMEPKLHPDLKEPLKRLCDDPMTTVVVLSGSDRNVLDDNFGEYNMWLAAENGMFLRLTTGEWMTTMPENLNMDWVDSVKHVFEYFTERTPRSHFEVRETSLVWNYKYADLEFGRLQARDILQHLWSGPISNASVDVVQGGRSVEVRAVGVTKGAAIDRILGEIVRHKGLKTPIDYVLCIGHFLQKDEDIYTFFEPELPFESPAGPRANAADHLRRSSISQIPQAKSGPKG; encoded by the exons ATGAATGTGAATTCATTTGAGGAAGATCTCTGCGTTTTGCCTAATAATCCg CCTCTGTTGCAGACCAAACGTATGCCAGGGAACAAGTATAACAGCAGTCCCCTCACACCAAGAACTAGATTAGAGAGACTTCTGAGGGAAAGAGAATTACGGAAAAACAGGTCTTTCCTTCAGAATGAAGGAGAGCCAGATTTCTTTGCAAGTGAATCATTTTTAAATGCAAGTGAAAGCTGGGGTCAAATTGATGAGGAAGAGTTTGCAGGAACAAGGTCTTCTACCGATAATGGAGAAAGGCTAGAAGGACGGTGTAAACAACGTTTATTGGTGGTGGCCAACAGGTTGCCTGTGTCTGCTGTTAGGAGGGGTGAGGACTCGTGGCAACTTGAGATTAGTGTTGGGGGGCTGGTCAGTGCACTTCTGG GAGTGAGAGAGTTTGAAGCCAGATGGATTGGTTGGGCTGGTGTAAACGTACCTGATGAGATTGGGCAAAAAGCACTAACTAAAGCCCTTGCAGAAAAg AGGTGCATCCCAGTTTTCCTTGATGAAGAGACTGTCCATCAATATTACAATGGTTATTGTAACAACATGTTGTGGCCTCTTTTTCATTATCTTGGGCTACCACAAGAAGACCGCTTGGCAACAACTCGTAGTTTTCAATCTCAATTTGATGCATATAAAAGGGCAAACCAAATGTTCGCTAAGGTGGTGAACAATATATATGAGGAGGGAGATGTTGTTTGGTGCCATGACTATCACTTAATGTTTCTTCCACAATGTCTGAAAGAGTATAACAACAATATGAAGGTTGGTTGGTTTCTTCATACACCCTTTCCGTCCTCAGAAATACATAGAACTTTGCCTTCTCGAACAGAGCTTCTGAGATCAGTTCTTGCTGCTGATTTAGTTGG CTTTCACACCTATGATTATGCAAGGCATTTTGTTAGCGCTTGTACTCGTATTCTTGGGCTTGAGGGTACACCTGAAGGTGTAGAGGATCAAGGAAGGCTGACTCGTGTGGCTGCG TTTCCAATTGGGATAGATTCTGATCGGTTTGTTCGAGCTCTTGAATTACCTCAAGTCCAGGATCACATTAACGAATTGAAAGAAAGATTTGCAGGCCGAAAG GTAATGTTAGGTGTTGATCGTCTTGATATGATTAAGGGAATACCTCAAAAGATtttggcttttgaaaaatttcttgAGGAAAATCCAAGTTGGCGTGATAAAGTAGTCTTGATTCAAATTGCTGTGCCAACAAGGACAGATGTTCCTGAGT aTCAGAAGCTTACTAGCCAGGTTCATGAGATTGTTGGGCGCATTAATGGAAGATATGGAACACTTACTACTGTTCCAATACATCACCTG GATCGATCTCTTGACTTTCATGCATTATGTGCACTATATGCCATTACTG ATGTAGCACTTGTTACGTCTTTAAGGGATGGGATGAACCTCGTCAGCTATGAGTTTGTTGCCTGCCAAGCTTCCAAGAAAGGAGTACTCATTCTGAGTGAG TTTGCAGGTGCTGCACAGTCTCTTGGTGCCGGCGCAATCTTAGTAAATCCATGGAATATTACGGAAGTTGCTTCTTCAATTGGTTATGCTTTGAACATGCCAGCtgatgaaagagaaaaacgGCACCTGCACAACTTCATGCATGTGACTACTCACACATCTCAGGAATGGGCTGCAACCTTTGTAAG TGAACTCAATGATACCATAGTTGAAGCTCAAATAAGGACTAGACAAGTTCCACCATCTCTTCCAATCAAAGGTGCAGTTGATAGCTATCTGCAATCCAATAATCGATTGCTTATACTG GGATTCAATGCAACTTTAACTGCACCAGTTGACTTCCTGGGGAGAAGGGGTGGTCAAATTAGAGAAATGGAGCCTAAACTGCACCCAGATTTAAAAGAACCCTTGAAGAGGCTATGTGATGATCCAATGACTACAGTTGTTGTTCTCAGTGGAAGTGACAGAAATGTCCTAGATGAT AATTTTGGTGAATACAATATGTGGCTGGCAGCAGAAAATGGAATGTTTTTACGTCTTACAACAGGAGAGTGGATGACAACAATGCCAGAAAATTTGAACATGGACTGGGTAGACAGCGTCAAG CATGTCTTTGAGTATTTTACTGAAAGGACACCACGATCACATTTTGAGGTCCGTGAAACATCCCTTGTGTGGAACTATAAGTATGCAG ACCTTGAGTTTGGAAGACTTCAAGCTAGGGATATATTGCAGCATCTATGGTCAGGCCCAATATCAAATGCATCCGTTGATGTAGTCCAAGGTGGTAGATCCGTTGAGGTTCGGGCTGTTGGTGTTACGAAG GGTGCAGCAATTGATCGTATCCTGGGAGAAATAGTTCGCCACAAAGGGTTGAAGACACCTATTGACTATGTCCTGTGTATTGGACACTTTCTTCAGAAG GATGAAgatatttatacattttttgaGCCAGAGCTTCCTTTCGAATCACCTGCTGGACCAAGAGCAAATGCAGCAGATCATTTGAGGAGATCATCCATATCACAGATTCCACAAGCTAAAAGCGGACCCAAG GGGTGA